GGAAGTTCCAGCATGGAAAGACCCGAACCCAGCTCGATGCGATAGGGTTGGCTGGTCGCGGTCGTGTCAGGCCATAGTTTTCCGACCACAGGATAAAGGAGCGACTTGCCCCAGCGCTCCTTCAGGTATTCCGCCGAGGTCGCCGAGGAATCGAGTGTGATGCCTTCGCGGGCCAGCGCACGGAACACATGCTTATCCGCCTGCCAGGCTCCTGCGCGGAAACTCCGTGGACGATCAAAGCCATGCTGCACGAGTTTCTTCACGCTGAAGCGAATGAGCTGCTGCAGCTCCTTTTCATTGTAAGCAGCCATGTTCACATCATGCCCGCAGTCCGGATCGCACTGACTCAAATCAAGCGGGCCGCGAAACGCCGGCTCGGTGCGAAAGGCCACGCCCGCGGCTTCGACCAGGCTCTTCCAGGCATGGATATGCAGCCCGTGCTCATCACCTTCACGCAGGACGGAGCGAATCGCGGCGGTCGTCAGGCGCGGATCGGCATCAGCCTTCGTATAATAGGCGGCATTCAGAAAATGCTGCAAAGGCACCTTCGGGTAGTCGTGACGAAAATGCTCCATGGCGGCGAGGTTCTGCGGATCGAGATTGCGTCCCTCCCAATCGACGCTGACAACCACACGCAGGGCGGCCTGAGCCGAATTCGAAAGCAGGAGGAGCAGAAAAATTAGCGAGGCTTTCCGATTCATAAAGTAAGCGTCCTGTTCAAGGGAATCCTGGCCCCTTTTGTACAGGACTTGCTCAAGGGCCTCAACCGTCAGATTCAGGCCGCGTTTTGAAGTGAAGTCAGTTTGATGACCAGGAGGGTCATATCATCGTCAAAATGATCGCCACTGTGTTGGTTGACGATTCCCTGCCAGATGGATTCCAGCACGGCTTCCGGGTCCGCATGAGTCTTCAGGCTGTTCACGATCACATCCGAGCGGCCTTTTTGCGAAACGCCAAAATCATTTTCGACAAGGCCATCTGTAAACAGAAGGAGCATATCATTTTTTGTCAGAGTCAGTCTCACCGGCGTCAGATTGCAGCCATGCTGAAGCCCCATCAGGGATCCGCCGCGCAGCAGGGCCGAAACCCGGGGGCCATTCTTCAGAAAGATATTGCGATGGCCGGCGTTGATGTAAATGGCCTCGCCGCTGCGATGATCAATGCCGACCAGAACCGCCGAAGCGAAGTGATTGGTGCGCGCGAAGTAATCGCACATCACCTGGTTCACATCGTTCATCACTTTCCGGCAGGATTCATCCAGCGACAGCGTCGTTTCATAAAGTCCTTTGACGGCTGCATTCAAGGCGCCGGTGAACGCGGATGAAATGATGGCCGCTGTGATGCCATGACCACTGACATCACCGACCACCACATAGGAAAAGGAACCGCGCGGATCAGCCAGACAGCTGAAGACATCGCCGCCGCTTTCTTCGCAGGGACGGTAGCGATAGGCGAGCTGAAAGTATTCAGGATTGAGGTCGTTTTTCATAAGAGCCGTATGAGCAAGGCCAGCCGCTTCCACGGAGACTTTCAGAACAGATGCATTCTGAGTGGCCTCGCGCAGGTGATAGGACAGAAGGAAAGACAAAAAGAGACTCTGAATCAGAACGGTGAAATGCAGCGAGTAGACGAAAAGCGGATGCCCAGGGATGATCCCGACCACCATGCCGTTGAAAAGTCCCACGCCGACGATGGGAAAGATCCAGGATACGAGGTAATTTCGGGCGATGGGCAGCCGCTGCCGAATCGCGGCGATCGAGGTGGCGGCCAGCAGGACGGGAAACACCAGCGCGACGGTTGCCGAGGCCTGCATCATGATCGGATAGGGCAGCACCAGAACCAGGAGCGCAATCAAGGCCTGAATCGCGACCCAGCCCTTGACGATCTGGTTCAATCGCCGGGAGTAGGACGCCGTTTCCAGGATTTTGGATGTGAAAAGGGCTCCCCAGATCAAGGAGCTCGAAATCATGATGACGTTGAAGCGCTTGTTCCAGACATAGTTATCATGGAAGATGAATTCCTGCACATAGCCATCCCAGGCCGCAAACATAACCAGCCACGACAGAGTATTCAGGAAATAATAGAGATAGGCCTTGTTATAGGTGTAAACGAAGAAGACGAGGCCGTAGAAAGCCGCGACCGCCATGATCCCGGCAAATATTCCATAGAGCAGTTCTTTCATCCGCAGATGCTCGGGGAAGGATTCCGCGGAGTGAAGATGCATCGGCAAAAGGAT
This region of Oligoflexus sp. genomic DNA includes:
- a CDS encoding SpoIIE family protein phosphatase, with the protein product MRAAVVTIDDDFSEKLLGLDLDFHEDASGTLDFDEVRELEFKPNPYRVPAFGYAKSTYWYRLLLRNVSDQDRSLYLELEVSWIDQFSLFMLENGQWIRRDAGVSTLLKDRELPNNRATHRLDLPARSETTFYLRVASSDTILLPMHLHSAESFPEHLRMKELLYGIFAGIMAVAAFYGLVFFVYTYNKAYLYYFLNTLSWLVMFAAWDGYVQEFIFHDNYVWNKRFNVIMISSSLIWGALFTSKILETASYSRRLNQIVKGWVAIQALIALLVLVLPYPIMMQASATVALVFPVLLAATSIAAIRQRLPIARNYLVSWIFPIVGVGLFNGMVVGIIPGHPLFVYSLHFTVLIQSLFLSFLLSYHLREATQNASVLKVSVEAAGLAHTALMKNDLNPEYFQLAYRYRPCEESGGDVFSCLADPRGSFSYVVVGDVSGHGITAAIISSAFTGALNAAVKGLYETTLSLDESCRKVMNDVNQVMCDYFARTNHFASAVLVGIDHRSGEAIYINAGHRNIFLKNGPRVSALLRGGSLMGLQHGCNLTPVRLTLTKNDMLLLFTDGLVENDFGVSQKGRSDVIVNSLKTHADPEAVLESIWQGIVNQHSGDHFDDDMTLLVIKLTSLQNAA